The proteins below come from a single Rosa rugosa chromosome 2, drRosRugo1.1, whole genome shotgun sequence genomic window:
- the LOC133734343 gene encoding RNA-binding protein rsd1-like isoform X2 encodes MIVIITKESPLTENRDQGAGDSDLVRSPRTGRARNISSEKLQDDSITSSIHEIEKEATDIQTWQSLSSPKSHWLNNEPNEDDSSGENRIRGVPQSDLQFLGRSAGGSISPVTRRQMSISTEGSPLPLHSLHDRKHISSQQGSPDPSYEPQSHRQRISSPQRSDMHTGVFPGHLSPVRQTSVSRHDIRQTSVSRHDIRQEPLQDSFAVKHISASLKSHHSHPKYRKRDRSESRSPTQHRDSPTRRRDSPTRQRGSPSRHRGSPTGHRDSRIRHRDSTTRHRDSYAYQRDYRDRFRSRSPYSKSHHRSRSPYSRAHYRSRSPYSRDHHRSTRRRQSPRRRSPFPEYHNYHRRSPRRTPWSPPPNRKTGLGRPGRNLFVAGFSFLTTERDLERKFSRFGRVQDVRIVRDKRSGDSRGFGFLTLESDEDADAAIRALDETEWNGRIILVEKSKS; translated from the exons ATGATAGTAATCATTACCAAG GAGTCTCCTCTGACAGAAAATAGGGACCAGGGAGCCGGAGATTCTGACTTGGTTAGGTCACCTCGTACTGGAAGAGCAAGGAATATCAGCTCAGAGAAGTTACAAGATGATTCAATTACGTCTTCCATTCATGAAATAGAAAAGGAAGCTACTGATATACAAACATGGCAGTCATTATCTTCTCCTAAATCCCACTGGTTAAATAATGAACCTAACGAAGATGACTCCTCGGGTGAGAACAGAATACGAGGAGTACCCCAGTCTGACCTTCAATTTCTTGGAAGATCAGCCGGAGGATCAATTTCTCCTGTGACTAGGAGACAAATGTCAATTTCAACTGAAGGGTCTCCTTTGCCACTTCACTCTCTCCATGACCGTAAGCATATATCTTCTCAGCAAGGTTCTCCAGACCCATCATATGAACCTCAATCTCATAGACAGAGAATTTCTTCACCTCAAAGGTCTGACATGCATACAGGAGTTTTCCCTGGTCATTTATCTCCTGTGAGGCAAACCTCTGTTTCTAGACATGACATTCGGCAAACCTCTGTTTCTAGACATGACATTCGGCAAGAGCCCCTGCAAGACAGTTTTGCAGTGAAGCACATATCTGCATCCCTAAAGTCCCATCACTCGCATCCAAAGTATCGGAAAAGGGACAGATCAGAGTCACGATCACCCACTCAGCATAGAGATTCACCCACTCGGCGTAGAGATTCACCCACTAGGCAGAGAGGTTCACCGTCTCGGCACAGAGGTTCTCCTACTGGTCATAGAGATTCACGAATACGGCATAGAGATTCAACCACTCGGCATAGAGATTCTTATGCCTACCAGAGAGATTATCGTGATAGATTTCGATCAAGGTCCCCATATTCAAAATCCCATCATAGATCAAGGTCCCCTTATTCAAGAGCCCATTATAGATCAAGATCCCCTTATTCAAGAGACCATCATAGATCGACAAG GCGAAGGCAATCTCCAAGGCGCAGGTCCCCTTTTCCTGAATATCATAATTATCATCGCCGGTCTCCTAGAAGGACACCTTGGTCACCACCTCCTAATAGGAAAACTGGATTAGGGAGACCTGGTAGAAATTTATTTGTTGCAGGTTTCAGCTTCTTAACTACAGAGAGAGATTTGGAAAGGAAGTTCTCTAGGTTTGGCCGAGTACAAGATGTTCGTATTGTTAGAGACAAGAG GTCCGGAGATTCACGTGGATTTGGGTTTTTGACCTTGGAAAGTGATGAAGACGCTGATGCGGCAATCAGGGCTCTAGATGAGACTGAGTGGAATGGTCGGATTATTCTCGTGGAAAAATCGAAAAGTTGA
- the LOC133734343 gene encoding uncharacterized protein LOC133734343 isoform X1: protein MDDCLENDDSMLTREPDIKYAVDNVEVVHGYVDEKGFDRRDDSNEDLNQHEQQISHSLDADFRDQISESPEKSYHVPIESDHDNAIETKSDLQERTQSTYNDSNHYQGEMDELHGSNFFKTSSQSKSQTFDNEMGTEDSPNSQESPLTENRDQGAGDSDLVRSPRTGRARNISSEKLQDDSITSSIHEIEKEATDIQTWQSLSSPKSHWLNNEPNEDDSSGENRIRGVPQSDLQFLGRSAGGSISPVTRRQMSISTEGSPLPLHSLHDRKHISSQQGSPDPSYEPQSHRQRISSPQRSDMHTGVFPGHLSPVRQTSVSRHDIRQTSVSRHDIRQEPLQDSFAVKHISASLKSHHSHPKYRKRDRSESRSPTQHRDSPTRRRDSPTRQRGSPSRHRGSPTGHRDSRIRHRDSTTRHRDSYAYQRDYRDRFRSRSPYSKSHHRSRSPYSRAHYRSRSPYSRDHHRSTRRRQSPRRRSPFPEYHNYHRRSPRRTPWSPPPNRKTGLGRPGRNLFVAGFSFLTTERDLERKFSRFGRVQDVRIVRDKRSGDSRGFGFLTLESDEDADAAIRALDETEWNGRIILVEKSKS from the exons ATGGATGATTGTCTTGAAAATGATGATTCCATGTTGACCAGAGAACCAGACATTAAATATGCAGTTGATAACGTTGAAGTCGTTCATGGTTACGTGGATGAAAAAGGCTTTGATAGAAGGGATGATTCCAATGAGGATCTCAACCAGCATGAGCAACAGATTTCTCACTCACTAGATGCAGACTTCAGAGATCAAATTTCAGAATCTCCAGAAAAATCTTATCACGTGCCCATTGAATCTGATCATGACAATGCCATAGAAACAAAATCTGACCTTCAAGAGAGGACTCAGTCCACATACAATGATAGTAATCATTACCAAGGTGAGATGGATGAGTTGCATGGCAGTAATTTTTTTAAAACCTCCTCTCAATCTAAGTCGCAAACTTTCGATAATGAAATGGGAACTGAAGATTCTCCTAATTCACAGGAGTCTCCTCTGACAGAAAATAGGGACCAGGGAGCCGGAGATTCTGACTTGGTTAGGTCACCTCGTACTGGAAGAGCAAGGAATATCAGCTCAGAGAAGTTACAAGATGATTCAATTACGTCTTCCATTCATGAAATAGAAAAGGAAGCTACTGATATACAAACATGGCAGTCATTATCTTCTCCTAAATCCCACTGGTTAAATAATGAACCTAACGAAGATGACTCCTCGGGTGAGAACAGAATACGAGGAGTACCCCAGTCTGACCTTCAATTTCTTGGAAGATCAGCCGGAGGATCAATTTCTCCTGTGACTAGGAGACAAATGTCAATTTCAACTGAAGGGTCTCCTTTGCCACTTCACTCTCTCCATGACCGTAAGCATATATCTTCTCAGCAAGGTTCTCCAGACCCATCATATGAACCTCAATCTCATAGACAGAGAATTTCTTCACCTCAAAGGTCTGACATGCATACAGGAGTTTTCCCTGGTCATTTATCTCCTGTGAGGCAAACCTCTGTTTCTAGACATGACATTCGGCAAACCTCTGTTTCTAGACATGACATTCGGCAAGAGCCCCTGCAAGACAGTTTTGCAGTGAAGCACATATCTGCATCCCTAAAGTCCCATCACTCGCATCCAAAGTATCGGAAAAGGGACAGATCAGAGTCACGATCACCCACTCAGCATAGAGATTCACCCACTCGGCGTAGAGATTCACCCACTAGGCAGAGAGGTTCACCGTCTCGGCACAGAGGTTCTCCTACTGGTCATAGAGATTCACGAATACGGCATAGAGATTCAACCACTCGGCATAGAGATTCTTATGCCTACCAGAGAGATTATCGTGATAGATTTCGATCAAGGTCCCCATATTCAAAATCCCATCATAGATCAAGGTCCCCTTATTCAAGAGCCCATTATAGATCAAGATCCCCTTATTCAAGAGACCATCATAGATCGACAAG GCGAAGGCAATCTCCAAGGCGCAGGTCCCCTTTTCCTGAATATCATAATTATCATCGCCGGTCTCCTAGAAGGACACCTTGGTCACCACCTCCTAATAGGAAAACTGGATTAGGGAGACCTGGTAGAAATTTATTTGTTGCAGGTTTCAGCTTCTTAACTACAGAGAGAGATTTGGAAAGGAAGTTCTCTAGGTTTGGCCGAGTACAAGATGTTCGTATTGTTAGAGACAAGAG GTCCGGAGATTCACGTGGATTTGGGTTTTTGACCTTGGAAAGTGATGAAGACGCTGATGCGGCAATCAGGGCTCTAGATGAGACTGAGTGGAATGGTCGGATTATTCTCGTGGAAAAATCGAAAAGTTGA
- the LOC133734345 gene encoding NEP1-interacting protein-like 2, with the protein MSSLCKELFSGLLEGALRSKEVVSLWVLATLEGLGIGALVGVTKRVLLSAFTCILAIGGAIVGAIHGAIKGQTTETGFSSGAGIGGLAGAIAAIQLMDLIVDGQPLSKVALLGGMVNGKVFTEWMSSALLKAYHWQVSTLETYIEISELYDITGVRGLSQECIQNLPQSTFCSSNIIESSDEFCCSICLQELEDGEYTRELPICRHLFHLACIDLWLRRQGSCPICRVHVSDDARL; encoded by the exons ATGTCTAGTTTGTGCAAGGAATTGTTTTCAGGCTTATTGGAGGGTGCATTGAGGTCTAAAGAGGTTGTTTCTTTGTGGGTTTTGGCTACACTAGAAGGTTTGGGAATTGGAGCTTTGGTTGGAGTCACTAAGAGAGTTCTTCTTTCTGCATTTACCTGCATTCTTGCAATAG GAGGAGCTATAGTGGGAGCAATTCATGGAGCCATCAAAGGCCAGACGACAGAAACTGGGTTTTCTAGTGGAGCCGGAATAGGTGGTTTGGCAGGGGCTATTGCTGCCATTCAATTGATGGATTTGATAGTTGATGGGCAGCCATTGTCTAAG GTTGCTCTCTTAGGTGGGATGGTGAATGGGAAGGTGTTTACGGAGTGGATGAGCTCTGCATTGCTAAAAGCCTATCATTGGCAA GTTAGCACGCTGGAGACTTACATAGAGATTTCTGAACTCTATGACATCACTGGAGTCAGGGGATTATCCCAAGAATGCAttcaaaatctccctcaaagtACGTTTTGTTCTAGCAATATCATTGAGTCTTCCGATGAGTTTTGCTGCTCCATTTGCTTACAG GAATTAGAGGATGGAGAGTATACAAGAGAACTTCCCATCTGTAGGCACTTGTTTCACTTGGCCTGCATAGACCTATGGCTAAGGCGACAAGGCTCTTGTCCTATTTGTAGAGTCCATGTAAGTGACGACGCAAGATTATGA